TCCGGACTTTTTTGTTGTCCACGCCAAGCATGCGGCTCAAGGATCTGATGCGAAGGAAGATAACTCGGTTTATCCGGAGTGTGTCGAGGCTGCAAGAGGAATCCCTGTCGTCGCCAATGGAAGTATAGAGACTCCTAAGATGGTTCAAACGTTGATAAAGATGGGGGTTAGCGGGGTGATGATGGGACGTCCAGCGTTAAGGAATTCCGCGATATTTGATTATCTCAAGAACGAGTTGGGGGTCAATGATCCGCCTAAACAGGTCCCTACAATTGGTGATCTAATGCGAGAGTATGATGATATCTATGCGGAAATAAGGGGCTCAGAAACGTTTCGGTCCAGGTTCCTGAAGGTAGTGGGAAAAACACACCCCCGGTATTGAGGAGTAGCGGATATAATTATTCACCCACACACACTATGTTAGAAGGATAAAAGTCGCTTTGGGTTCTCCTCTAATATATTCCTTATCCCTTTATCCGATACCTCAGAAAATTTGAGAGCAGGAACGATGAAATCGAGAATAAATGCGTAGCCCTGCCCACCGTATCGAGTTAGGTGTTTCTTCAGGAATACATCCTGGGATATTACTATTTTTCCATCATACCCTTGGTCACATAGCTCCACGATCGCCGCTATCCTCTCTCTGTCTGTAGGCGAACTCATACCGTCAGGGGTGAATCGTTGATATCTACCAAAAGCGTCATATGCAATGGTCACTCCCCTTTCCAATATTTTTCGATTGTATTCGACATTTAGCCCCAGCTGTGGCTTCTTTTCCCTGTTATAATGATCCATGTGTAGCATTATAACCCTCTCTAGATTCCCCCCCTCTTTCTCGATGATATCCAGATATCTCTGACCGTCTCTCTGATATTTTTTATATCTTCGTCTCCATTCCTCAGATGGGCAGTGGATGCTGACACACGCCCCAGTGACCGTTTGGGCTCTGGCGACTGCCTGCAAAACCTTCGCCTCATCTGGATGAAAAGGATAGCTACATCCGATCTCGCCTATGATGCCCGCTCTAATCCCGGTGTCACCTATGCCTTCCACTAGTTCCTCTATCATTATCTCAGCTAATTCTTCAACACTCTTCTTCTTAACTAAAGGTGGATGCGTGCTCTCAACGTACCAGCCTGTACCACAGACTATTGCTATACCTGTAGCTTCTGAGATCCGTTTCATGGCTAGCACATCTCTTCCGGCGCCAGGAAGGGTTAGTTCAATGATGCTCTGTCCCCCACTTTTTTTGAAGGGCTTGAGCTCCTCGATGGCCAAATCAACATCGTCAAGCGTGTAATTGTCTTTTATAACCCCATTATTTCTACGAAGCTCTGAGATGTTTTCCAAGGTAATCTCGGCATCAATAAATGGGATTTTCGAGGTTTCCTGGGGTGGAGTCCACCAGTTTGTGAAATTGGCTATCATATGTTCATGGGAAAGGGTGATCCCTAAATCCTCTGATTTTATAGGACCCTCCACGGTATTGATCTTCATCCTGAAAAGGGATAGACGGGTTATCTCCTAAAGGGCTTAGGGTCACCCAACACCCCATTAGGGACCCTCATAACTTGCATACAGGGAGAGTTTAAAAACAGGCGGCTTTAATGAATATCCCATCTTAACGTGGTTCTATGCCAGTGAAGAGCAGGACTCTCTCCGATACCATGGAGGACACAAAGGATAGGCACAGGCGATACATGCGGGCCATCCAGCACCATATTAGAAGGGACATCCTCAGACTCATGGAGAAAGGACTCACCACAATTGGGGAGTTCGAGAAAGAGTTGGGTATTGATGCCAAGGTCCTTGATTGGCATCTAAGAACACTGGAACACGGTTTTTGTATTGAGCGAATTGGGGAAGGTGACAGCCCCAGTTTTGCTCTTGCTAGTGAGGGCAAGATCGTGGGATATCTGGACAGAAAAGCAAAGCAGTGACATCCCATTTGCGGGAGATATGTTAGCGAAGTTTGGTAGTTTTAATTACAGGCCTTAGGATATGAGTGTTTACGGGCATGCTCACTTTGGTGAGTCATTTTTTATTCACGCATGAAATGATAAATAGATCATTTCATAACTTCTAGGGATGGCGGTCCATTATGCGTGTGGCGCGGATTTTCAAGTAATGAAAGAGCATGTTGAGTATGTATTCAAACTATTTGAGAACACTATTTCAGATATAACTGAAGACGAATTAGACTGGCAACCAACTGAAGAAGCTAATACCATTCGGGGGATACTCACACATATTTCTAGGATATGCAATGTCTCGTTACCAAGTAGAATGAAGGGAGACCCAAATTATCTACCTAATAATTGGCCAAAGAATTACGAGGGAACACTTCATTCGTCTAAAAAACTCTTTAGTGATCTAGAGAACGGAAAAAAAGCGGTCATAGGAGGTTTGGATGGTTTATCATCATCAGATCTAGAAGTTGAAATAGATCTATGGGGACGAAGGGTAAAACGTAAGATCGGGTTATTCTCTCATCTATCTGAGATTGCTCATCATAAAGGACAGATCGCTTACATAAGGGGAATCAGAAAACGGCAAAGAGAAAAAACAAAGGTTTCGATGAAAACATAGAGCGCGTATGGAAAAATATGTTTTAGTCTTTAAAGATGTAGATGAATGCCTATCACTCAAGTTTTAAGAAATGAGTAATGTAACTATTATTCATGTCGGATATTGATTGGAAAACCATTGGTGTTACTTCGCTTATTTCGGCTATAATTGCAATTCTCGTTGTTTCTGGACTTATTATGAGTATCCCAATGATTCAGGATGCGTTACGTGGTCCTGAAGGAGCTCAGGGTACACAAGGGATACCAGGAGACCAAGGAGCTCAAGGGATACCAGGAGACCAAGGGTTACGGGGAGAAACTGGTTTAGCCGGATTACAAGGGTCTAGGGGTTTAAAGGGGGATCAAGGAGAGATTGGACTACCGGGAAAATTTTCTGGGCATTGGGAAAGAACGCTTCTTATACATGATGAAGATATCACCACAGAAACAATAGACGTGTTTGAAACTTTCACAATTAACAATGAAATGGGGTTATGGATGGTAGATTGGTGGTCTGCCTCTTCTTCCAGTTCTGCGCGGTCGCGGATAAGAATTTACGAGGGAATCATAACACAAGACGATATTAGAAATGGCGATGCTTCGCTATTTTTTCAAACGTCTGCACAGGGAAAGCTTGTGGGTTCTACCGATTATGCTTTTGGAACTGGCGTTTATACGATTAGAGTTCGTGCGAGGTATGCAGACAAGATCTATGTTAGGATAAATCAGATTCTAAAGTAGTCTAATATTAAGCACGTAGTTGTATGTGTAGGGGTTTAATTTTAACCCCCCACACACACACATAACGGACGACGGGGTGCACGAACGACCGCTCGCTCTGCGGGTCTCATATTTGTCTCAGAATAGTGGTAGTACCATGGTACCGGTGTATTATGTTTAGCGTTAATTGTTAACATTAAATAATCTGAGGTGTCTTTATGAGTTGAGGCTCAA
This genomic stretch from Candidatus Bathyarchaeota archaeon harbors:
- a CDS encoding winged helix-turn-helix domain-containing protein, which produces MPVKSRTLSDTMEDTKDRHRRYMRAIQHHIRRDILRLMEKGLTTIGEFEKELGIDAKVLDWHLRTLEHGFCIERIGEGDSPSFALASEGKIVGYLDRKAKQ
- a CDS encoding DinB family protein; this encodes MKEHVEYVFKLFENTISDITEDELDWQPTEEANTIRGILTHISRICNVSLPSRMKGDPNYLPNNWPKNYEGTLHSSKKLFSDLENGKKAVIGGLDGLSSSDLEVEIDLWGRRVKRKIGLFSHLSEIAHHKGQIAYIRGIRKRQREKTKVSMKT
- a CDS encoding collagen-like protein — translated: MSDIDWKTIGVTSLISAIIAILVVSGLIMSIPMIQDALRGPEGAQGTQGIPGDQGAQGIPGDQGLRGETGLAGLQGSRGLKGDQGEIGLPGKFSGHWERTLLIHDEDITTETIDVFETFTINNEMGLWMVDWWSASSSSSARSRIRIYEGIITQDDIRNGDASLFFQTSAQGKLVGSTDYAFGTGVYTIRVRARYADKIYVRINQILK